One Terriglobia bacterium genomic region harbors:
- a CDS encoding amidohydrolase, translating to MTFDPFQSGWTSTTRHDAAYIRLPNGIEYILIVFTVDNSKQTDIIPFVSKLVAEDLAQNPPLADLVLLNGRLWTGDRSQPWAEALASLKGRITAVGSNEEVKKLAGPGTPFIDLQGRLALPGFIDDHTHFMTGGFQLLSVDLRDASTPKEFALRIKQKAEKLGEGRWITGGDWDHELWRGAPLPTKELIDPFTPNDPVFVGRLDAHMALANSVVLRRAKITKETRDPPGGMIVRDPKTGEPTGLLKDAAMGLVWPLIPQPTEAEREEALKAALGEAARVGVTSVQDITPWSDYELYQRFRNADRLTVRINACTPMSQWERQAEVVKRQGIGDEWLRLGGIKAFMDGSLGSTTALFFEPYDDAPHTTGLMADDNIPEGKLKRNIQGADQAGLQCSVHAIGDKANHLLLDYFEEIVKENGPRDRRFRIEHAQHLLAADIPRFARLGVLSSMQPYHAIDDGRWAQRRLGRSRLRTSYAFRSLLDAGASLTFGSDWNVAPLSPIQGIFAAVTRETIDGKNPHGWIPEERITVEDAVRAYTMTAAYAGFEEREKGTLEPGKLADVVVLSQDIFRTSSHAISKTEVTHTIVGGKVVFSQ from the coding sequence ATGACATTTGACCCGTTCCAGTCGGGATGGACCTCGACGACGAGACACGATGCTGCTTACATCCGGTTGCCCAATGGCATCGAGTATATCCTCATCGTCTTTACGGTCGATAATAGCAAGCAGACTGATATAATCCCGTTCGTGTCGAAACTTGTGGCAGAAGACTTGGCCCAAAATCCGCCTCTCGCTGACCTGGTGTTGCTCAACGGCCGTCTGTGGACCGGGGATCGTTCACAGCCATGGGCTGAGGCCCTGGCGTCGCTCAAGGGGCGCATCACCGCGGTCGGGTCAAACGAGGAGGTCAAGAAGCTGGCGGGGCCGGGGACCCCATTCATCGACCTCCAGGGACGGCTTGCCTTGCCGGGATTCATTGATGACCATACGCATTTCATGACGGGAGGATTTCAGCTCCTGTCAGTTGACCTGCGGGATGCAAGTACTCCCAAAGAGTTTGCGCTCAGGATCAAGCAGAAGGCTGAGAAACTGGGTGAGGGACGTTGGATTACGGGAGGCGACTGGGATCACGAATTGTGGCGGGGGGCCCCGCTCCCCACGAAGGAACTGATCGATCCGTTCACGCCGAATGATCCTGTTTTCGTGGGCCGGCTCGATGCCCACATGGCCCTCGCCAACAGCGTGGTGCTCCGCAGGGCGAAGATCACCAAAGAGACCAGGGATCCGCCCGGAGGAATGATTGTCCGCGATCCAAAGACCGGAGAGCCGACGGGCCTCCTGAAAGACGCTGCCATGGGTCTGGTCTGGCCGCTGATTCCTCAGCCGACAGAAGCAGAAAGGGAAGAGGCATTGAAAGCCGCTTTGGGTGAGGCGGCGCGCGTCGGGGTCACATCCGTTCAGGACATCACCCCCTGGAGTGATTACGAACTGTATCAACGATTCCGAAATGCGGACCGATTGACGGTTCGTATCAACGCCTGCACCCCCATGAGCCAGTGGGAACGCCAGGCCGAAGTCGTGAAACGACAGGGGATCGGGGACGAGTGGCTGAGGCTGGGTGGAATCAAGGCGTTCATGGATGGTTCCCTTGGCTCGACGACCGCCCTCTTCTTTGAGCCATATGACGACGCCCCCCACACGACAGGCCTGATGGCCGACGACAACATCCCAGAAGGAAAGCTGAAGCGGAACATCCAGGGCGCCGATCAGGCCGGGCTCCAGTGCTCGGTCCATGCCATTGGAGACAAGGCCAATCATCTCCTCCTTGATTATTTTGAAGAAATCGTGAAAGAGAACGGTCCCAGGGATCGCCGGTTCCGGATTGAGCACGCCCAACATCTGCTGGCCGCCGATATTCCACGATTTGCCCGTCTGGGCGTCCTGTCGTCCATGCAGCCGTATCACGCCATCGACGACGGACGCTGGGCACAGAGACGTCTGGGTCGAAGCCGTCTCAGAACTTCATACGCTTTCCGGTCATTGCTTGACGCCGGCGCTTCCCTAACTTTTGGTTCCGACTGGAACGTGGCGCCCCTCTCTCCGATTCAGGGGATCTTCGCGGCCGTCACGCGGGAGACTATCGACGGGAAGAACCCCCACGGCTGGATCCCCGAGGAACGAATCACAGTCGAAGACGCCGTCCGGGCGTATACCATGACGGCGGCCTACGCGGGATTCGAGGAGCGTGAAAAGGGGACGCTTGAACCCGGCAAGCTCGCGGATGTTGTGGTGCTGTCACAGGACATCTTCCGGACCAGTTCGCACGCCATCTCGAAGACAGAAGTGACTCATACCATTGTGGGGGGAAAGGTTGTGTTCAGCCAGTAA